A single window of Fischerella sp. PCC 9605 DNA harbors:
- a CDS encoding type II toxin-antitoxin system TacA family antitoxin, with product MEARSPEPVNRNRDVTINIRAHLAQRELIDRAAEALGKSRSDFMLETACREAEAVLLDRRLFMLSDEKFQQFMELLDAPPSANENLRKLLSTKAPWD from the coding sequence ATGGAAGCGCGATCGCCAGAGCCAGTTAATCGAAACCGCGATGTCACCATTAACATCCGGGCACATCTGGCACAACGTGAATTAATCGACCGTGCGGCAGAAGCTCTCGGCAAGAGCCGCTCCGATTTCATGCTAGAGACAGCTTGCCGAGAGGCGGAAGCGGTTTTACTAGACCGTCGGCTGTTTATGCTCTCTGACGAGAAATTCCAACAATTTATGGAACTCCTTGATGCACCACCCTCTGCTAATGAGAATCTCCGTAAATTGCTGTCAACAAAAGCACCGTGGGATTAA
- a CDS encoding 30S ribosomal protein S1, with protein sequence MVNQKSTAITEIGFTHEEFAALLDKYDYHFSPGDIVPGTVFSIEPRGALIDIGAKTAAYIPIQEMSINRVDSPEEVLQSNETREFYILSDENEEGQLTLSIRRIEYMRAWERVRQLQAEDATVRSGVFATNRGGALVRIEGLRGFIPGSHISTRKPKEELVGEELPLKFLEVDEERNRLVLSHRRALVERKMNRLEVGEVVIGTVRGIKPYGAFIDIGGVSGLLHISEISHEHIDTPHSVFNVNDEVKVMIIDLDAERGRISLSTKQLEPEPGDMIKNRDLVYDKAEEMAAKYREQLLAKQQGATVSAVPAESTEVAAVEEEIPVAVEEEIPAAIEE encoded by the coding sequence ATGGTCAATCAGAAATCAACTGCTATTACCGAGATTGGGTTTACTCACGAAGAATTCGCTGCTTTACTGGACAAATACGATTATCATTTCAGCCCTGGTGATATTGTACCCGGTACGGTTTTCAGTATAGAGCCACGCGGCGCTCTGATTGACATAGGTGCTAAAACCGCAGCATATATACCGATACAAGAAATGTCTATTAACCGGGTAGACAGCCCGGAAGAAGTTTTACAATCTAACGAAACACGGGAATTTTACATCCTCAGTGATGAAAACGAAGAGGGACAATTAACTCTTTCTATTCGCCGTATAGAATATATGCGGGCTTGGGAACGAGTACGCCAGCTGCAAGCAGAAGATGCAACAGTCCGTTCTGGGGTGTTTGCCACTAATCGTGGTGGAGCTTTGGTACGAATTGAGGGATTACGTGGATTTATTCCAGGCTCTCACATCAGCACTCGCAAGCCTAAAGAAGAATTGGTGGGTGAAGAACTGCCATTGAAGTTCTTAGAAGTAGATGAGGAGCGTAACCGCTTAGTACTATCCCACCGTCGAGCACTGGTTGAGCGTAAGATGAACCGCCTCGAAGTTGGTGAGGTAGTAATCGGTACTGTGCGCGGTATTAAGCCCTATGGTGCCTTTATTGATATTGGCGGCGTAAGTGGTCTATTGCATATCTCTGAGATATCGCACGAACATATTGATACACCTCACAGTGTGTTTAATGTTAATGATGAAGTTAAAGTCATGATCATTGACTTGGATGCTGAACGAGGCCGAATATCTCTATCTACAAAGCAGCTGGAACCTGAACCAGGTGACATGATTAAGAATCGCGATTTAGTTTATGACAAGGCTGAAGAAATGGCTGCTAAGTATCGCGAACAGCTATTAGCTAAACAGCAAGGTGCTACTGTGTCTGCTGTTCCTGCTGAATCAACTGAAGTAGCCGCGGTTGAAGAAGAAATTCCAGTCGCAGTTGAAGAAGAAATTCCAGCCGCTATTGAAGAGTAA
- a CDS encoding CCA tRNA nucleotidyltransferase, which translates to MASLFSSCLFPENWPFSLELLPQPAYMVGGAVRDAILGRTREYLDLDFVLPSNAVKVARQIATHYKAGFVLLDSERQIARVVFPHATADFAQQEGDCLEADLHRRDFTVNAIAYNPRTQEIIDPLQGCADIKKHLLRMVSPANLEDDPLRLLRAYRQASQLGFSIETATQAAIRALASHIAKVAPERIRVELSYMLASPQATPWLIGASEDGLLAPFFKSATPEHFHQLAEVDTAANQLTSRWPQLSEQLQSYVRDTVKTTWLGIAKLACLVNPNPEIAEIELQELTYSRAKIKAVTTALKLFPQLKTPLMTLREQYFFFQEAGAVFIITAILSVIHGQSVEAIAPLISRYLNPDDLVAHPTPLVSGRDIMVALKTPASPLVGKLLTEIAIAQIEGKVSTPEEAIAFAAKLVINH; encoded by the coding sequence ATGGCTAGTTTATTCTCTTCTTGTCTATTTCCGGAAAATTGGCCTTTTAGCCTGGAATTGTTGCCACAACCAGCTTACATGGTGGGTGGTGCTGTCCGAGATGCCATCTTGGGAAGAACTCGCGAATATCTGGATTTAGATTTTGTTCTACCATCCAATGCTGTCAAAGTAGCTCGTCAAATCGCGACGCATTACAAAGCCGGTTTTGTTCTACTCGATTCAGAAAGACAAATTGCTCGTGTGGTTTTTCCCCACGCTACTGCTGACTTTGCCCAACAAGAAGGAGATTGTCTAGAAGCCGATCTGCATAGGCGAGATTTTACAGTAAATGCGATCGCCTATAACCCCCGCACCCAAGAAATCATCGATCCTTTGCAAGGTTGTGCAGATATAAAAAAACATCTTTTGAGGATGGTATCACCCGCCAACTTGGAAGACGATCCCTTGCGGTTACTACGGGCCTATCGCCAAGCCTCCCAACTCGGCTTTAGCATTGAAACAGCAACCCAAGCAGCTATTCGTGCTTTAGCGTCACACATAGCTAAAGTTGCCCCAGAACGAATACGGGTAGAATTGAGCTATATGCTGGCAAGTCCTCAGGCTACTCCTTGGCTGATCGGTGCTAGCGAAGATGGTTTGCTTGCACCTTTTTTCAAATCCGCCACACCAGAACACTTCCATCAACTTGCAGAAGTTGACACAGCAGCTAATCAACTTACATCTAGATGGCCGCAATTAAGCGAACAACTGCAAAGCTACGTCCGCGATACTGTTAAAACTACTTGGTTAGGTATTGCCAAACTCGCTTGTTTGGTGAACCCAAACCCAGAAATAGCAGAAATTGAACTGCAAGAACTCACCTACAGCCGTGCAAAAATTAAAGCCGTTACCACCGCCCTGAAACTGTTCCCACAACTAAAAACTCCCCTGATGACTTTGCGAGAACAGTATTTTTTCTTTCAGGAGGCGGGTGCTGTATTTATAATTACAGCTATTTTATCCGTGATACACGGTCAATCGGTAGAGGCGATCGCACCCTTAATAAGCCGCTACCTTAACCCTGACGACCTGGTCGCGCATCCCACCCCTCTAGTGAGTGGGAGAGATATAATGGTAGCATTAAAAACTCCTGCTTCACCACTGGTAGGCAAACTGCTGACAGAAATTGCGATCGCTCAAATTGAGGGGAAGGTTTCTACACCAGAAGAAGCGATCGCTTTTGCAGCAAAGTTAGTTATTAATCATTAA
- a CDS encoding MAPEG family protein, translating to MNNPVPISTLFIGLNGFVAFALSYIVVMERISTRVWHGESKADVSNQANYLDKPGKWAVFVENYTQKSVTTKTSDDGILQRKVRAYGNFIEYVPLALLFILVLELMNSQTWLLWVLGSALTVGRVAHAWGLIKTYGPSPGRAIGFFLTWLSI from the coding sequence ATGAATAATCCTGTTCCTATTTCAACCCTTTTCATCGGACTCAATGGATTTGTAGCGTTCGCATTGTCTTACATCGTGGTGATGGAGCGGATAAGTACCAGAGTTTGGCACGGAGAGTCGAAAGCAGACGTGTCAAATCAGGCAAACTACCTTGACAAGCCCGGTAAATGGGCAGTATTTGTCGAAAACTACACCCAGAAGTCAGTTACAACTAAAACCAGCGACGATGGAATATTACAGCGTAAAGTGCGGGCTTACGGCAATTTCATAGAGTATGTTCCGCTTGCGTTGCTGTTCATACTCGTGCTTGAGTTGATGAATTCACAGACTTGGTTGTTATGGGTCTTAGGAAGTGCGCTAACGGTCGGTCGCGTTGCTCATGCGTGGGGGTTAATTAAAACGTATGGTCCGTCGCCGGGTCGCGCCATCGGTTTTTTCTTGACTTGGTTGTCTATCTAA
- a CDS encoding type II toxin-antitoxin system Phd/YefM family antitoxin, which translates to METVNIHQAKTNLSRLLSRVELGEEIIISNRGVPIAKLVPFRTSSNRRASLGQDRGRFIVPEDFNAPLPEEILAAFEGGQQ; encoded by the coding sequence GTGGAAACCGTAAATATCCATCAAGCTAAAACAAATCTTTCACGGCTTTTGTCGCGAGTGGAACTTGGAGAAGAAATCATTATTTCAAACCGAGGCGTTCCAATCGCAAAGCTAGTTCCGTTTCGCACCTCATCAAATCGACGAGCTAGTTTAGGGCAAGATCGAGGGCGTTTCATCGTGCCAGAAGATTTTAATGCTCCTTTGCCGGAAGAGATTTTGGCAGCATTCGAGGGTGGCCAGCAGTGA
- a CDS encoding GNAT family N-acetyltransferase, whose translation MGLNVVNEQNQTLQAPQPIKPEHQLKDFDSGNPELNDWLRKRALKNEDCGASRTYVVTIEQKVIAYYCLANGSIVNTEAPGRIRRNMPNPIPAMVIGRLAVDHNWHSQGIGRALVRDAVLRTLQAAKIAGIRAILVHAISQEAKQFYLKCGFTPSPVALMTLMVTIADAKDALGIVE comes from the coding sequence GTGGGATTAAATGTGGTCAATGAGCAGAATCAGACATTGCAAGCTCCTCAACCAATAAAACCAGAGCATCAGCTAAAAGATTTTGATTCCGGCAATCCTGAATTGAACGATTGGTTGAGGAAGCGTGCACTTAAAAATGAAGACTGTGGTGCTTCCCGAACCTATGTTGTAACTATTGAGCAAAAAGTTATCGCCTACTATTGTCTTGCTAACGGAAGCATAGTAAATACCGAAGCACCTGGGCGCATCCGACGTAATATGCCTAACCCAATTCCTGCCATGGTGATTGGGCGGCTTGCTGTAGACCATAACTGGCACTCTCAAGGGATTGGGCGTGCTTTAGTACGTGATGCAGTTCTTCGCACATTACAAGCGGCTAAAATCGCTGGTATCAGAGCCATCCTCGTCCACGCGATTTCACAAGAAGCAAAGCAATTCTACTTAAAATGCGGTTTTACCCCTTCACCTGTCGCTTTGATGACACTCATGGTCACAATTGCGGATGCAAAAGACGCTCTAGGCATTGTTGAGTAG
- a CDS encoding DUF1902 domain-containing protein, giving the protein MKQITFKVQAFWDAEAEVWVATSEDVPGLVTEASTIEVLTQKLREMIPELIFLNRIVPSDHVIQPMQF; this is encoded by the coding sequence ATGAAACAAATTACATTTAAGGTTCAAGCATTTTGGGATGCTGAAGCAGAAGTTTGGGTTGCAACTAGCGAAGATGTGCCAGGATTGGTAACAGAAGCTTCTACAATTGAGGTTCTTACGCAAAAACTCCGAGAAATGATTCCGGAACTCATCTTTCTCAACAGAATTGTGCCTTCTGATCACGTCATACAGCCAATGCAGTTTTGA
- a CDS encoding photosystem II reaction center protein T produces the protein MESVAYILILTLAIGTLFFAIAFREPPRIEKKEK, from the coding sequence ATGGAAAGCGTGGCATATATCCTGATTTTGACTTTGGCAATTGGAACTCTCTTCTTTGCGATCGCATTCCGCGAACCTCCTCGCATTGAAAAGAAAGAGAAGTAA
- a CDS encoding DsrE/DsrF/TusD sulfur relay family protein, which translates to MKILFIINDAPYGTEKAYNALRMAMSLQKEHPTTEVLIFLLADAVTCALPDQSTPQGYYNIERMLKAILNKGGKVKTCGTCAEARGIKQITFIDGIENGTMSQLTQWTVDADKVLTF; encoded by the coding sequence ATGAAAATACTATTTATTATTAATGATGCGCCCTACGGCACTGAAAAAGCCTACAATGCCCTTCGCATGGCGATGTCTTTACAAAAAGAACATCCAACAACAGAAGTGCTAATTTTTCTGTTGGCAGATGCGGTCACGTGCGCCCTGCCGGATCAATCCACACCTCAGGGATATTACAACATTGAGCGAATGCTGAAAGCCATTCTGAATAAAGGTGGAAAAGTTAAAACCTGTGGCACCTGTGCCGAAGCCAGAGGCATTAAGCAAATAACCTTTATTGATGGCATTGAAAACGGCACCATGAGTCAGCTTACGCAATGGACAGTTGATGCCGATAAGGTGTTAACTTTTTAA
- the budA gene encoding acetolactate decarboxylase, whose product MKLKRYLWFAVLLIALVVSVLPAYSQQILQPHPGFQVSTLGALNVGVYEGATTLAELKQHGNFGLGTFEGLDGEMVVLNGKFYQIKADGVAYPVADEVKTPFSAVTFFRRERSLRLTGLLTYQELQQQIGERLPTQNLPYAIRIQGTFPYLKVRSVPKQTLPYPPLSDVVSQQQRVFELRDVRGTLVGFRLPQYLKSVNVAGYHFHFITSDRKAGGHLLDGEFLNPIADVETLRDWQMMLPNHTAFAQASLE is encoded by the coding sequence GTGAAGCTAAAACGGTATTTATGGTTTGCGGTATTGCTCATTGCCCTTGTAGTTAGTGTGTTACCTGCCTATTCCCAACAAATTCTCCAGCCCCATCCAGGATTTCAGGTTTCTACCTTGGGAGCCTTAAACGTTGGGGTGTATGAAGGAGCCACAACATTAGCTGAACTTAAACAGCATGGAAACTTTGGGTTGGGCACCTTCGAGGGATTGGATGGAGAGATGGTTGTTCTCAATGGCAAGTTTTATCAAATCAAAGCGGATGGCGTTGCTTATCCCGTTGCAGATGAGGTGAAAACGCCATTTTCTGCTGTTACGTTTTTCCGTAGAGAGCGATCGCTTCGTCTGACTGGACTTTTGACCTATCAGGAATTGCAGCAGCAGATCGGCGAACGGTTGCCAACGCAGAACTTGCCTTACGCGATTCGCATTCAAGGCACCTTTCCTTATTTGAAAGTGAGGAGTGTACCCAAACAAACACTTCCTTATCCCCCATTAAGTGATGTGGTTAGTCAGCAGCAGCGTGTTTTTGAATTGCGAGATGTGCGGGGTACTTTAGTGGGGTTTCGGCTGCCGCAATATCTCAAAAGTGTGAATGTGGCAGGCTATCACTTTCATTTCATTACGAGCGATCGCAAAGCAGGAGGGCACCTGCTTGATGGAGAATTTCTTAACCCTATAGCTGATGTGGAGACCCTGCGTGACTGGCAGATGATGTTGCCCAATCATACTGCCTTTGCACAAGCATCACTGGAGTGA
- the tsaB gene encoding tRNA (adenosine(37)-N6)-threonylcarbamoyltransferase complex dimerization subunit type 1 TsaB — protein sequence MSTKLQHLDPTKYGLALHTTTPELGLAMSNFAVDTRSGVWNLERELSSLLHQYLMEFIQPQTWADLAFIAVAKGPGGFTGTRIGVVAARTLGQQLDIPVFAISTLAAVAWSEYIPQIPLEKDYVPSLQRGARGDRAIAVQMPAQRGQIFAAIYQLAPDASGLKVLLPDTVLMPEAWQEKLASWNNNYQLIEAKSGLAATVTSILQLAYIEWQQGKRPHWSEALPFYGQHPVEL from the coding sequence TTGTCTACCAAACTACAACATCTCGACCCGACAAAATACGGTTTAGCACTGCACACAACTACTCCCGAATTGGGTTTAGCGATGAGCAACTTTGCGGTCGACACACGTTCTGGTGTTTGGAATTTGGAACGTGAATTATCTAGTCTGCTGCACCAATATTTAATGGAATTTATTCAACCTCAAACTTGGGCAGACTTGGCGTTTATTGCTGTAGCTAAGGGGCCTGGTGGTTTTACCGGCACTCGTATTGGAGTTGTTGCTGCTAGGACTTTAGGGCAACAGTTAGATATTCCTGTATTTGCTATTTCCACATTAGCGGCGGTAGCGTGGTCAGAATATATCCCGCAGATCCCCCTTGAAAAGGACTATGTTCCCTCCTTACAAAGGGGGGCTAGGGGGGATCGAGCTATTGCCGTGCAAATGCCAGCACAACGGGGTCAAATCTTCGCCGCTATTTATCAACTTGCACCTGATGCTTCCGGACTCAAAGTCTTATTACCAGATACTGTGTTGATGCCAGAAGCATGGCAGGAAAAGTTAGCAAGTTGGAATAACAATTATCAGTTAATTGAAGCCAAATCTGGATTAGCTGCGACGGTGACAAGTATATTGCAGCTGGCGTATATAGAATGGCAACAAGGAAAGCGTCCCCATTGGTCAGAAGCACTGCCATTCTATGGACAACATCCAGTGGAACTGTAA
- a CDS encoding ABC transporter ATP-binding protein: MKNKLGKILKSYPDTTAPSGVVFHIHGITKVYRMGEVEVHALRSIYLDLYEGEFVVLLGPSGSGKSTLLNILGGLDVPTSGHVFFRNRDLTHASEAELTRFRRNCVGFIFQFYNLIPSLTAKENVALVTDIARKPMRPEQALELVGLGDRLNHFPAQLSGGEQQRVAIARAIAKRPEVLLCDEPTGALDFQTGKLVLEALEQVNRELGTTTAVITHNAGIAAMADRVVTMRSGQIASVQCNESKVAPAQLEW; the protein is encoded by the coding sequence GTGAAGAATAAACTTGGCAAAATACTAAAATCCTACCCAGATACTACAGCACCATCGGGAGTGGTCTTTCATATTCATGGAATCACCAAGGTCTATCGCATGGGTGAGGTAGAGGTTCATGCCCTCCGGTCGATTTACCTTGACCTCTACGAGGGAGAATTTGTGGTATTGTTAGGGCCTTCAGGTAGTGGTAAATCAACGCTGTTGAACATTTTGGGTGGGTTAGATGTACCAACTAGCGGTCATGTATTTTTTCGCAACCGTGACTTGACCCATGCCAGTGAAGCAGAACTCACTCGCTTTCGTCGCAACTGTGTTGGCTTTATCTTTCAGTTCTACAATCTGATTCCCAGCCTCACAGCCAAAGAAAATGTCGCTTTGGTGACTGATATTGCTCGCAAACCGATGCGTCCAGAACAAGCATTGGAGTTAGTGGGGTTGGGCGATCGCCTGAATCATTTTCCCGCACAATTGTCTGGGGGTGAGCAGCAACGGGTAGCGATCGCCCGCGCTATTGCCAAGCGTCCTGAAGTGCTGCTGTGCGATGAACCCACAGGGGCGCTGGATTTCCAGACGGGCAAACTGGTGTTGGAAGCATTGGAACAGGTAAACAGGGAACTAGGTACTACAACTGCGGTAATTACGCACAATGCTGGTATCGCTGCAATGGCTGACCGAGTAGTGACGATGCGAAGCGGTCAGATTGCAAGCGTGCAGTGTAATGAGAGTAAGGTTGCACCTGCACAATTGGAGTGGTAG
- a CDS encoding HD domain-containing protein yields MSASFNFTELSIPDSELAKKATQLVAEVSPKFLYNHCVRTYLFGEILGRRDALKFDRELLYLSAVMHDLGLTERFDGQQRFEVDSADAAQAFLLEHGLPQEKAEIVWDAIALHTSIGIASRKQPEIALVHLGAGVDAAGMRLQDIAPETVERVIDAYPRLGCGKALMELILSQVKRKPEAAAFTWMADVGRCHVHGFVCPSFGDAIRNSPFND; encoded by the coding sequence GTGTCAGCTTCTTTCAACTTTACTGAGCTGTCGATTCCAGATAGTGAGTTAGCCAAAAAAGCGACACAATTAGTTGCAGAGGTATCCCCCAAGTTTCTGTATAACCACTGTGTTCGTACATACTTGTTTGGAGAGATTTTAGGGCGACGAGATGCACTTAAATTTGATCGTGAATTACTATACTTAAGTGCAGTAATGCATGACCTTGGTTTAACAGAACGATTTGATGGTCAACAGCGGTTTGAGGTAGATAGTGCTGATGCTGCCCAAGCATTCCTCTTAGAACACGGATTACCACAAGAAAAAGCTGAAATCGTTTGGGATGCAATTGCCTTGCATACCTCTATTGGTATTGCTTCACGCAAACAACCAGAAATTGCCTTAGTACATTTGGGAGCAGGTGTGGATGCGGCGGGAATGCGGCTTCAAGACATTGCTCCAGAAACAGTAGAGAGGGTAATCGATGCTTATCCTCGATTAGGGTGCGGTAAAGCTTTGATGGAGTTAATATTATCACAAGTAAAACGGAAGCCTGAAGCGGCTGCATTCACTTGGATGGCTGATGTTGGTAGATGTCACGTCCACGGTTTTGTTTGTCCAAGCTTTGGCGATGCGATTCGCAATAGTCCTTTTAATGATTAA
- a CDS encoding type II toxin-antitoxin system VapC family toxin: protein MRLLLDTQCWLWWFAQPECLNEEAIAHIADETNELWFSVASIWEMSIKVAIGKLPLPEPIDSYISSRMVQLGARSLGITAPHALRAAALPLHHRDPFDRMPIAQTQMEDMMLVSADSIFKQYDVSILWAASS from the coding sequence GTGAGACTCTTGCTGGATACACAGTGCTGGTTGTGGTGGTTTGCCCAACCAGAGTGTTTGAATGAAGAGGCGATCGCCCACATTGCCGATGAAACCAACGAATTGTGGTTCTCTGTTGCCAGTATCTGGGAAATGAGCATCAAAGTTGCGATCGGAAAGTTGCCACTGCCAGAACCGATAGATAGCTATATTTCTAGCCGCATGGTGCAATTGGGAGCGCGATCGCTAGGAATTACAGCACCTCATGCTTTACGAGCGGCTGCGTTGCCCCTACATCACCGAGATCCTTTTGACAGAATGCCGATCGCACAGACTCAAATGGAGGATATGATGCTTGTGAGTGCTGATTCAATATTCAAGCAGTACGACGTTTCTATCCTTTGGGCAGCCAGTTCGTGA
- a CDS encoding HAD family hydrolase produces MLTIKCRNVTFPNIQAILFDKNGTLEDSETYLRSLAQRGARIIDAQIPGIGEPLLMAFGVNGDILDPAGLIAVASRRETEVAAAAYIAETGRGWFESLEIARQALEDAEKYIGKTPSPLFVGCLEVLKNLSETGLKLGILSAATTQEVRKFVDNHRLSDYIQLEMGVDEGPSKPDPVLFLQACEKLGVEPSATLMVGDSVGDMQMARNAKAAGCIGITWVGKPDNVAGADVVINQLDEILILSA; encoded by the coding sequence TTGCTAACTATTAAGTGTAGAAACGTTACTTTTCCTAATATCCAGGCGATTTTGTTTGACAAAAATGGTACTCTGGAAGACTCAGAAACGTATTTGCGATCGCTTGCCCAAAGAGGAGCACGGATAATAGACGCGCAAATTCCCGGAATTGGTGAACCATTATTAATGGCGTTTGGCGTCAATGGTGATATTCTCGATCCTGCGGGTTTAATAGCAGTGGCGAGTCGCCGCGAAACAGAAGTCGCCGCCGCTGCATATATTGCCGAAACTGGACGGGGGTGGTTTGAGTCGCTAGAAATAGCGCGTCAAGCCTTAGAAGATGCAGAAAAATATATTGGCAAGACTCCTTCACCCTTATTTGTTGGTTGTTTAGAAGTCCTGAAGAACCTATCAGAAACAGGACTGAAACTTGGCATTCTCTCAGCAGCGACAACACAAGAAGTACGTAAGTTTGTAGACAATCACCGATTGAGTGATTATATCCAGTTGGAAATGGGAGTAGACGAAGGGCCGAGTAAACCAGATCCTGTGTTATTTTTACAAGCTTGTGAAAAATTGGGAGTAGAGCCTAGTGCTACGCTGATGGTAGGAGATTCTGTTGGTGATATGCAAATGGCGCGTAACGCCAAAGCCGCAGGTTGCATTGGTATTACTTGGGTAGGTAAGCCAGATAATGTCGCAGGTGCAGATGTGGTGATCAACCAACTTGATGAGATTCTAATTTTATCAGCTTAA
- a CDS encoding Ycf34 family protein, with amino-acid sequence MCVCVNCHYVDRCVTYHAVETQHQQPHLTETPDFEPNEPSINVNIRPRGDVIEMEWDVVGCRSFKLEQGKWSKLHPGELVPT; translated from the coding sequence ATGTGTGTTTGCGTAAACTGCCACTATGTAGACCGCTGTGTTACCTATCACGCGGTAGAAACCCAACACCAACAGCCCCATTTGACTGAAACCCCAGATTTTGAGCCGAATGAACCATCTATCAATGTCAACATCCGTCCGCGAGGCGATGTGATTGAAATGGAATGGGATGTTGTGGGATGTCGTAGCTTTAAGCTAGAACAGGGCAAGTGGTCGAAGTTGCATCCTGGTGAGTTAGTGCCGACTTGA